The following are from one region of the Hymenobacter sp. YIM 151858-1 genome:
- a CDS encoding BtaA family protein gives MHSEFYNVALDRIRYSLVWESSTTLCQALQLQATDDVLVISSAGCNALNALLQEPRSVTAIDLNPVQNHLLRFKQYLILHHEPQVLRALLGLDGPAAVLPTWHALEPTLPEELRAYWAPFFESHAAGILPAGRLESYLLGFLPTLSPELQAKVRQLAAFDRLAEQRRWFMDELHGTAFEDQFISYFDDANLSRGRDTKLFRYAPESGGQAFYRRLVRHVSTELLRDNFFFRFFFLGPENLPEAILPPCYQQQNFYRLRAQLQQGKLTVVTGEATAFLLSEAGQHICKASLSNIFEYVSPAEFLRTSRALMSRPQQPLRLVFWNLLQAHASHVVPGVPLDRTASLALGRQPGACYYFRDVRVLDTALVPTPASAPALVSAHA, from the coding sequence ATGCACTCCGAATTCTATAACGTAGCCCTCGACCGCATCCGCTACTCGCTGGTGTGGGAAAGCAGCACCACCCTGTGCCAAGCGCTGCAATTGCAGGCCACCGACGACGTGCTGGTCATCAGCTCGGCTGGGTGCAATGCCCTCAACGCACTGCTGCAGGAACCGCGCAGCGTAACGGCCATCGACCTGAACCCGGTGCAAAACCACCTGCTGCGCTTTAAGCAGTACCTCATTTTGCACCACGAGCCGCAGGTGCTGCGCGCCTTGCTCGGCCTCGATGGCCCCGCCGCCGTGCTGCCTACCTGGCACGCCCTCGAGCCTACCTTGCCCGAGGAGCTGCGCGCCTACTGGGCACCGTTTTTCGAGAGCCACGCGGCGGGTATTTTGCCGGCTGGTCGGCTCGAAAGCTACCTGCTAGGTTTTCTGCCTACCCTCAGCCCCGAGCTGCAAGCCAAGGTGCGCCAGCTAGCGGCCTTCGACAGACTGGCCGAGCAGCGGCGCTGGTTTATGGATGAGCTGCACGGCACCGCGTTCGAGGATCAGTTTATCAGCTACTTCGACGACGCCAACCTTAGCCGCGGCCGCGATACGAAGCTGTTCCGCTACGCGCCCGAATCGGGTGGGCAGGCGTTTTACCGGCGCTTGGTGCGGCACGTGTCCACGGAGCTGCTGCGCGACAACTTCTTTTTCCGGTTCTTCTTTCTCGGGCCCGAAAACCTGCCCGAGGCCATTCTGCCGCCCTGCTACCAGCAGCAGAATTTCTACCGCCTGCGCGCCCAGCTGCAGCAAGGCAAGCTTACGGTAGTTACCGGCGAGGCCACCGCGTTTTTGCTCTCTGAGGCCGGCCAGCACATCTGCAAAGCCAGCCTGTCCAACATCTTCGAGTACGTAAGTCCGGCCGAGTTCCTGCGCACCAGCCGCGCCCTCATGAGCCGGCCGCAGCAGCCCCTGCGCCTCGTGTTCTGGAACCTGCTGCAAGCGCACGCCTCCCACGTGGTGCCCGGCGTGCCCCTCGACCGCACCGCCTCGCTGGCCCTAGGTCGGCAGCCCGGCGCTTGCTACTACTTCCGCGATGTGCGCGTGCTCGACACCGCCCTGGTACCCACTCCCGCTTCTGCTCCCGCTCTGGTTTCGGCCCATGCATAG
- a CDS encoding AMP-binding protein codes for MPLPNFYHHIHHTLQHQAEQVLLVWPGGARAGHSTSYTGRDLGLRIAAYQHLLRGQGVQGGQPVLLALPVGAELICGLLAIMSLGAVPVLPPAGASATGLLKLLRHNGVGAALVPSKGARRYGWLARGLGLRLLGAPKHLGTAELLPPQAVPPTQPALVSHSSGSTGQAKAIRRSHAVLTAQHQVLKQAFPPWQGQRDFPLFPNILLHNLSVGAVSVLPDVPWGQLADLEPARVVRQLLATQVETLTGNVFYFAALCGYLEQHPTPLPHVRALGVGGSPVPESLLQRLRTCFADAEVYMIYGSSEAEPIAVRAAATATNPRGGYCVGPVQAGLNCRLQPLGAVVLPNGSHYQVGEVCVQGAHVAAEPGAWLHTGDFGYFDEQNRLWLTGRQGNEAIHLGVQHYQIEHVLQMLVGVERAAARATATGFDIYYQGTASEAAVRAVLAQHFPAGLCNRVLPRRHLPVDRRHLSKILYDQLR; via the coding sequence ATGCCTTTGCCCAACTTCTACCACCACATTCACCATACGCTGCAGCACCAGGCCGAGCAGGTGCTGCTGGTGTGGCCGGGCGGGGCTAGGGCAGGCCATAGCACCTCCTACACCGGCCGCGACCTAGGCCTGCGCATTGCCGCCTACCAGCACTTGCTGCGCGGCCAGGGCGTGCAAGGCGGCCAACCGGTGCTGCTGGCATTGCCCGTAGGCGCCGAGCTGATTTGCGGCTTGCTCGCCATTATGAGTCTGGGTGCCGTGCCGGTGCTGCCGCCTGCCGGCGCATCGGCCACAGGGCTGCTGAAGCTGCTGCGCCATAACGGCGTTGGCGCTGCGCTAGTGCCGAGCAAAGGGGCGCGGCGGTATGGCTGGCTGGCGCGCGGCCTAGGTCTGCGCCTGCTCGGGGCACCCAAGCACCTAGGCACCGCCGAACTGCTGCCGCCGCAAGCCGTGCCGCCCACGCAGCCAGCGCTGGTGTCGCACAGCTCGGGCTCTACGGGGCAGGCCAAGGCTATTCGGCGCAGCCACGCGGTGCTCACAGCCCAGCACCAGGTGCTGAAGCAGGCGTTTCCGCCGTGGCAAGGTCAGCGCGACTTCCCGCTGTTCCCGAACATCTTGCTGCATAACCTATCGGTGGGTGCCGTGAGCGTGCTGCCCGACGTGCCCTGGGGCCAGCTAGCCGACCTCGAACCCGCGCGCGTGGTGCGGCAGCTGCTGGCCACACAGGTCGAAACCCTTACGGGCAACGTGTTCTACTTCGCGGCGCTGTGCGGCTACCTCGAGCAGCACCCCACTCCCCTGCCGCACGTGCGGGCCCTAGGTGTGGGTGGCTCGCCGGTGCCCGAGAGCTTGCTGCAGCGCCTGCGCACTTGTTTTGCCGATGCCGAGGTGTACATGATTTACGGTTCTTCCGAGGCCGAACCCATTGCCGTACGGGCGGCCGCCACTGCCACCAACCCGCGCGGCGGCTACTGCGTGGGCCCCGTGCAAGCTGGCCTCAACTGCCGCCTGCAGCCCCTAGGTGCGGTGGTGCTGCCCAACGGCAGCCACTACCAGGTAGGCGAAGTGTGCGTGCAAGGCGCGCACGTGGCTGCCGAGCCGGGCGCGTGGCTGCACACCGGCGACTTCGGCTACTTCGACGAGCAAAACCGGCTGTGGCTTACCGGCCGCCAAGGCAACGAGGCCATTCACCTAGGCGTGCAGCACTACCAGATCGAGCACGTGCTGCAAATGCTAGTAGGCGTTGAGCGCGCCGCAGCCCGCGCCACCGCTACCGGCTTCGACATCTACTACCAAGGCACGGCCTCCGAAGCGGCTGTGCGGGCGGTGCTGGCTCAACATTTTCCGGCGGGCCTTTGCAACCGCGTACTGCCCCGGCGGCATCTGCCTGTAGACCGCCGTCACCTGTCCAAGATTCTCTACGACCAGCTCCGCTAA
- a CDS encoding SMU1112c/YaeR family gloxylase I-like metalloprotein, producing MLQLAHIHHVAIICSDYEASKRFYTEVLGLQVVREVYRAERESHKLDLALGEQYIIELFSFPAPMPRVSQPEAAGLRHLAFAVPHLDAALAELDRLQIAHEPVRTDEYTGKRFSFFFDPDGLPLELYEA from the coding sequence ATGCTTCAGCTCGCGCACATACATCACGTTGCTATTATCTGCTCCGACTACGAGGCTTCCAAGCGCTTTTACACCGAAGTGCTGGGCCTGCAGGTGGTGCGCGAAGTGTACCGCGCCGAGCGCGAGTCGCACAAGCTCGATTTGGCCTTGGGCGAGCAGTATATCATCGAGCTGTTTTCCTTCCCGGCACCGATGCCTCGCGTATCGCAACCTGAAGCAGCTGGGCTGCGCCACTTGGCGTTTGCTGTACCCCACCTCGATGCTGCCCTCGCCGAGCTCGACCGGTTGCAAATAGCCCACGAACCGGTCCGCACCGACGAGTACACCGGCAAGCGTTTCTCTTTTTTCTTCGACCCCGATGGGCTGCCGCTCGAGCTATACGAAGCGTGA
- a CDS encoding alpha/beta hydrolase family protein has protein sequence MMHRLSKKLLLIGALLVSWFAELAQGQTPPKTPADFGYRHLRTTFGRDSVDVLVMSKPGEEQQRKPLLLVVQGSLPRPLIVPHAKGAYNGFGFTPKLYTDAYHLVIIGKPGIPVLAEQTELQRNLSYFEPQTQAPPAAYCQRNYLDYYVARNNAVLKYLIKLPWVDSRRVVVAGHSEGSNVVAKMAATSRHLTHVVYLSGNPLGRMSTMVNQQRNADPEASADEAFRNWQQIVDEPDKVTCGPGDSPKTTYSFSVPPMQYLRKTRVPVLVVYGTRDAGAPFCDYLRLEMIREQNTRVSFKEYPGLEHNFFGFKDGKVDYENQYHWDDVAQDFLSWVEGKPMNAMKPEANDSVTP, from the coding sequence ATGATGCACCGCTTATCTAAAAAACTACTGCTGATTGGCGCCCTGCTAGTAAGCTGGTTCGCTGAGCTTGCTCAGGGACAAACCCCGCCCAAAACGCCCGCCGATTTTGGCTACCGCCACCTGCGCACCACCTTCGGGCGCGACAGCGTAGACGTGCTCGTGATGTCGAAGCCGGGCGAGGAGCAGCAGCGCAAACCCTTGCTGCTGGTGGTGCAGGGTTCCTTGCCCCGGCCGCTGATTGTGCCGCACGCCAAAGGCGCGTACAATGGGTTTGGCTTCACACCCAAGTTGTATACCGATGCCTACCACCTGGTTATCATCGGCAAGCCGGGCATACCGGTGCTAGCCGAGCAAACCGAGCTGCAGCGCAACCTGAGCTATTTCGAGCCCCAAACGCAGGCGCCGCCCGCTGCCTACTGCCAGCGCAACTACCTCGATTATTACGTGGCCCGCAACAATGCCGTGCTCAAGTACCTGATTAAGCTGCCTTGGGTTGATAGCCGCCGCGTGGTGGTAGCCGGGCACTCCGAGGGCAGCAACGTAGTGGCCAAAATGGCTGCTACCAGCCGCCACCTCACGCACGTGGTATACCTCAGCGGCAACCCCCTAGGTCGGATGTCGACGATGGTGAACCAGCAGCGCAACGCCGACCCCGAGGCCAGCGCCGATGAGGCCTTCCGCAACTGGCAGCAGATCGTGGACGAGCCCGACAAAGTAACCTGCGGCCCCGGCGACTCACCCAAAACCACTTACTCGTTTTCGGTGCCGCCCATGCAATACCTGCGCAAAACCCGCGTGCCCGTGCTGGTGGTGTACGGCACCCGCGACGCTGGCGCGCCCTTCTGCGATTACCTGCGGCTGGAGATGATCCGGGAGCAGAACACGCGGGTGTCGTTCAAGGAATACCCCGGCCTAGAGCACAACTTTTTCGGCTTCAAGGATGGCAAAGTTGATTATGAGAACCAGTACCACTGGGACGACGTGGCGCAGGATTTTCTCAGTTGGGTGGAGGGCAAGCCGATGAACGCGATGAAGCCCGAAGCCAACGATAGTGTAACGCCCTAG
- a CDS encoding tetratricopeptide repeat protein, with protein MSIKHLLSGLTLVMLVCFSATAQSLPERTASAACNCLGTIANADTLQQRLKRCLPEGMVTAMANGSAKDRETMNTVEGIQGNIKQAAQLLPSVCPEVKRVLDAQPKPLQAAAAEPNAKEAQYYRLSASETANKYYDEGNNLLKQQNYKAALKQFEKAAEADKQFVYALDHIAICHRQLGNLDKALEAYSKSLAVYPEGNLALLNTAVVYSLKKDWANSLKYYELLRQYHPNDPEGYFGVGRMAMLQENFEVALDNLFKAHQLYVDANSPYREDSSKLVGALYGHMKANGQLDLFMRKAKQYGIEINVQP; from the coding sequence ATGAGTATCAAACACCTGCTTTCGGGCCTAACCCTGGTTATGCTCGTTTGCTTCAGCGCCACGGCGCAGTCGCTGCCCGAGCGCACTGCTAGCGCCGCTTGCAATTGCCTGGGTACCATTGCCAATGCCGATACTCTGCAGCAGCGTCTGAAACGCTGTTTGCCCGAAGGCATGGTTACGGCCATGGCAAACGGCTCGGCCAAGGATCGGGAAACCATGAATACCGTAGAAGGCATTCAGGGCAACATCAAACAGGCCGCTCAGCTGCTACCGAGTGTGTGCCCCGAGGTGAAGCGTGTGCTTGACGCTCAACCCAAACCCCTGCAAGCCGCTGCCGCCGAGCCCAACGCAAAGGAGGCCCAATACTACCGCTTATCGGCCTCCGAAACCGCCAACAAGTACTACGACGAAGGCAACAACCTGCTGAAGCAGCAGAACTATAAAGCGGCTCTGAAACAATTCGAGAAAGCAGCCGAGGCCGATAAGCAGTTCGTATATGCCCTCGACCACATTGCCATTTGCCACCGGCAACTCGGCAACCTCGACAAAGCCCTGGAGGCGTACAGCAAATCGTTGGCCGTGTACCCCGAGGGCAATTTGGCCCTACTGAACACAGCAGTGGTGTACTCGCTCAAGAAAGATTGGGCCAACTCGCTGAAATATTACGAGCTGCTCCGGCAATACCACCCCAACGACCCCGAGGGGTATTTTGGGGTAGGCCGCATGGCCATGCTACAGGAAAACTTTGAAGTGGCGCTCGACAACCTCTTTAAGGCGCACCAGCTTTACGTGGATGCCAACTCGCCCTACCGCGAAGACAGCAGCAAGCTGGTGGGCGCGCTCTACGGGCATATGAAAGCCAATGGCCAGCTCGATTTGTTTATGCGCAAAGCCAAGCAATACGGCATCGAAATCAACGTGCAGCCCTAG
- a CDS encoding M28 family peptidase, whose amino-acid sequence MAFFRPLLVVGSLLTLAGPAAAQSLTIDKKVAAAVGQVRPDDIKAHIQYLADDKLKGRQPGTEGYQMAVDYVTKQLKSYGVKPAGENGSFVQRVRLRRAFLKPESSFALSAGPAAAAPLAAGQDYVFYPNPELPGVQLEAPLVFAGYGISAPELGYDDYAGLDAKGKIAVIVRGAPAAFPSTVSAASQDLTMIMQNAVQHGAVGVIVASTNPKGTLPNLRRGAYSVLGSNGKVAASRSYATGVQVLGNINAATLQRLFVAASSDTSRAFSALRAGKPAPTAFNSTAKLSFGSTYQDFDSYNVVGQITGSDKVLRDEYVVHSAHLDHIGISTPVKGDSIYNGAHDNASGVASVLEIARTYSRLKQKPKRSILLVLQTAEELGLLGSAYFASNPTVPKAKIVADVNTDMPTIIAPLLSVVPLGAQHSSLSEPVDRAAAYLGLTVEADPEPEQNRFIRSDQYSFVTQGIPALHIKYGNRTTDGKNNLSQLVQKWRAETYHKPQDDINGLFDFEAGKKYVQLNFLIGYQVANEPQRPTWKKGDFFGGRFGGKSL is encoded by the coding sequence ATGGCCTTTTTCCGTCCGCTGCTCGTTGTGGGCAGCCTGCTTACCCTTGCGGGGCCCGCTGCGGCTCAGTCTCTCACCATCGATAAAAAAGTGGCCGCGGCTGTGGGGCAGGTTCGGCCCGACGACATCAAGGCCCACATCCAATACCTCGCCGACGACAAGCTGAAAGGCCGCCAGCCCGGCACCGAGGGCTACCAAATGGCCGTCGACTACGTTACCAAGCAGCTGAAATCGTACGGCGTGAAGCCGGCCGGCGAAAACGGCTCGTTTGTGCAGCGGGTGCGCCTGCGCCGCGCTTTTCTGAAGCCCGAAAGCAGCTTTGCGCTTAGCGCCGGCCCGGCCGCGGCGGCGCCGCTAGCGGCCGGTCAGGATTACGTATTCTACCCCAACCCCGAGTTGCCCGGCGTGCAGCTGGAGGCGCCCCTGGTGTTTGCGGGCTACGGCATTTCGGCGCCCGAGCTGGGCTACGACGACTACGCCGGCCTCGATGCCAAAGGCAAGATTGCGGTAATCGTGCGCGGCGCGCCGGCCGCGTTTCCCTCCACGGTATCGGCCGCCAGCCAAGACCTCACCATGATTATGCAAAACGCCGTGCAGCACGGCGCCGTGGGCGTAATTGTGGCCTCAACCAACCCCAAAGGCACCCTGCCCAACCTGCGCCGCGGGGCTTACAGCGTACTGGGCAGCAACGGCAAAGTGGCCGCCTCGCGCAGCTACGCTACCGGCGTGCAAGTGCTCGGCAACATCAACGCCGCCACGCTGCAGCGCTTGTTTGTGGCAGCTTCGTCTGATACCAGCCGTGCTTTTTCGGCCTTGCGTGCGGGCAAGCCAGCCCCCACGGCCTTCAACAGCACCGCCAAGCTCAGCTTCGGCTCCACGTATCAGGATTTTGACTCCTACAACGTGGTGGGCCAGATTACGGGCTCCGACAAGGTGCTGCGCGACGAATACGTGGTGCACTCGGCCCACCTCGACCACATCGGCATCAGCACGCCCGTAAAAGGCGACTCCATCTACAACGGGGCCCACGACAATGCCTCGGGCGTGGCCTCGGTGCTCGAAATTGCCCGCACCTACTCGCGCCTCAAGCAAAAGCCCAAGCGCAGCATTTTGCTGGTGCTGCAAACCGCCGAAGAGCTGGGCCTGCTCGGCTCGGCCTACTTTGCCTCGAACCCCACGGTGCCCAAGGCCAAAATTGTGGCCGACGTGAACACCGATATGCCCACCATCATTGCCCCGCTGCTGTCGGTAGTGCCCCTGGGTGCCCAGCACTCCTCGCTCTCCGAGCCGGTTGACCGGGCCGCCGCTTACCTAGGGCTGACGGTGGAAGCCGACCCCGAGCCCGAGCAAAACCGCTTCATCCGCTCCGATCAGTACAGCTTCGTAACGCAGGGCATCCCGGCCTTGCACATCAAGTACGGCAACCGCACCACCGATGGCAAAAACAACCTCAGCCAGCTGGTGCAGAAGTGGCGCGCCGAAACCTACCACAAACCGCAGGACGACATCAACGGCCTGTTCGACTTTGAAGCTGGCAAAAAGTACGTGCAGCTGAACTTCCTTATCGGCTACCAGGTGGCCAACGAGCCGCAGCGCCCCACCTGGAAAAAGGGCGACTTTTTCGGCGGTCGTTTCGGCGGCAAGTCGCTGTAA
- a CDS encoding PAS domain-containing protein, whose translation MAAALPTSVDYQQLFHALPDALLLMTPNGTILDNTDAHVAASLKPREEVINRNLFEAYPVVDRNQGDEIERSHEHVRQHLQPHTMPVIRYDLAVPAEKGGGFEEMYWQATHYPILDAEGKLQYILQRTQNITEQYLAAQRAEEMQKALTEAQEYAHFVLGAVPVLVSSSRPDGRADYFNQRWMQFTGLTHEQLVAGEWVGAIHPDDQQRLADDWERVRYSTEEYQHEYRLRRHDGEYRWMLMRTVPRLDAAGNIVLRVGGSIDITDQKQMVEELLRANEEQAVLSDQAYQSYQLMRTQRETFHNLFMQAPALICILRGPEHRYDFVNPKYQQLFPHRQLLGRTVAEALPEVVEQGFVALLDNVYKTGETYIGNEVQIMLDRDGSGQLTMSYLNFTYQLYHEADAKAGISVFAFDVTDLVKARKVLEGNSTNPA comes from the coding sequence ATGGCCGCCGCGTTACCCACCTCCGTCGATTACCAACAGCTTTTTCATGCGCTGCCCGATGCGCTGTTGCTGATGACCCCCAACGGCACCATTCTCGACAATACCGATGCCCACGTGGCCGCTTCGCTGAAGCCGCGCGAGGAGGTGATAAACCGCAACCTTTTCGAGGCCTACCCGGTGGTCGACCGGAACCAGGGCGACGAGATTGAACGCTCGCACGAGCACGTGCGCCAGCACCTGCAGCCGCACACCATGCCCGTTATCCGCTACGACCTGGCGGTGCCCGCCGAAAAAGGCGGCGGCTTCGAGGAAATGTACTGGCAGGCCACGCACTATCCCATTCTCGACGCCGAGGGCAAGCTGCAGTACATTTTGCAGCGCACCCAAAACATTACCGAGCAGTACCTGGCCGCCCAGCGCGCCGAGGAAATGCAAAAAGCCCTGACCGAAGCCCAGGAGTACGCGCACTTTGTGCTCGGGGCCGTGCCGGTGCTGGTGAGCAGCTCCAGGCCCGATGGCCGCGCCGATTATTTTAACCAGCGCTGGATGCAGTTTACCGGCCTCACGCACGAGCAGCTGGTGGCCGGCGAGTGGGTTGGCGCCATTCATCCCGACGACCAGCAGCGCCTCGCCGACGACTGGGAGCGGGTGCGCTACTCCACCGAAGAATACCAGCACGAGTACCGCCTGCGCCGCCACGACGGCGAGTACCGCTGGATGCTGATGCGCACCGTGCCGCGCCTCGATGCCGCGGGCAACATCGTGCTGCGCGTGGGCGGCAGCATCGACATCACCGACCAGAAGCAGATGGTGGAGGAGCTGCTGCGCGCCAACGAGGAGCAGGCCGTGCTGTCGGACCAGGCCTACCAGAGCTACCAGCTGATGCGCACCCAGCGCGAAACCTTCCACAACCTGTTTATGCAGGCACCGGCGCTCATCTGCATTTTGCGCGGGCCCGAGCACCGCTACGATTTCGTGAACCCCAAGTACCAGCAGCTGTTTCCGCACCGCCAGCTACTGGGCCGCACCGTGGCCGAGGCCCTGCCCGAGGTAGTGGAGCAAGGCTTTGTGGCCCTGCTCGATAACGTGTACAAAACCGGCGAAACCTATATCGGCAACGAGGTGCAAATCATGCTCGACCGCGACGGCAGCGGCCAGCTCACCATGTCGTACCTGAACTTCACTTACCAGCTATACCACGAGGCCGATGCCAAAGCCGGCATTTCGGTGTTTGCCTTCGATGTTACCGATTTGGTAAAGGCCCGAAAGGTGCTGGAAGGCAACTCCACCAACCCGGCTTAA
- a CDS encoding cation transporter yields the protein MDKTVFHIAHMDCAAEETLVRMQLQEDPAVHGLAFDLPQRRLTVYHLGELPRITQQLNALHLQSSVVHSATAPEAPLPAPQGNPEARLLWAVLLINGAFFLLEVLAGYVANSMGLLADSLDMLADALVYGLSLWAVGSSALRKRSVARASGYFQLVLAGLGMAEVLRRFGGYETTPDFRLMLGVSALALLANAACLYLLQQSRTRGEAHMQASIIFTSNDVLINLGVMAGAVLVRVFNSNLPDLLIGAVVFALVLRGAVRILQLAKPAATK from the coding sequence ATGGACAAAACGGTCTTTCATATTGCGCACATGGATTGCGCCGCCGAGGAAACCCTGGTGCGCATGCAGCTGCAGGAAGACCCCGCCGTGCACGGCCTCGCTTTCGACTTGCCCCAGCGCCGCCTCACGGTGTACCACCTAGGCGAGTTGCCGCGCATTACGCAGCAGCTGAACGCGTTGCACCTGCAATCGTCGGTGGTGCACTCGGCAACCGCGCCCGAGGCCCCGTTGCCCGCGCCGCAAGGCAACCCCGAAGCCCGCCTGCTGTGGGCGGTGCTGCTCATCAACGGTGCGTTCTTTTTGCTGGAGGTGCTGGCGGGCTACGTGGCCAACTCGATGGGCCTGCTGGCCGATAGCCTCGATATGCTGGCCGATGCCCTGGTGTACGGGCTTAGCTTGTGGGCCGTGGGCAGCAGTGCCCTGCGCAAGCGCAGCGTTGCGCGGGCCAGTGGCTATTTTCAGCTGGTGCTGGCCGGCCTGGGCATGGCAGAGGTGCTGCGGCGCTTTGGGGGCTACGAAACCACCCCCGATTTTCGGCTGATGCTGGGGGTATCGGCCCTGGCGCTGCTGGCCAACGCGGCTTGCCTGTACTTGCTGCAGCAAAGCCGCACGCGCGGCGAGGCCCACATGCAGGCCAGCATCATCTTCACCTCCAACGACGTGCTCATCAACCTGGGCGTAATGGCGGGCGCGGTGCTGGTGCGCGTGTTCAACTCCAACCTCCCCGATCTGCTTATTGGCGCCGTGGTGTTTGCGCTGGTGCTGCGCGGCGCCGTGCGCATTCTGCAATTAGCCAAACCGGCTGCCACCAAGTAG
- a CDS encoding OprO/OprP family phosphate-selective porin: MKYLLSAMLLLALPALGQQADTARQAPAARPAQSQPEARKKEWFEAVSIRGYMQVRYNRLLETNPQLQCEQCDKSWGENGGFSFRRIRLIVYGQLHPRVYFYLQPDFASTPGGSNTGQFAQVRDAYFDLGLNATSTWRLRLGQSKVPYGFENMQSSQQRLPLDRNDALNSALANERDLGAFVYWAPASIRKRLATLVSEGLKGSGDYGVVGFGVFNGQAANRSELNNGQHLVARVSYPFQVGNQIIEPGLQGYTGRYTLAKDQLSARVKVRPDLTYPDQRAAATFVLYPQPFGIQAEYNLGRGPEFNASTDSIETRRLHGGYATLSYRARVGQQQFYPFVRGQYYQGGKKHERDARSYAVRELELGLEWQPLKNFELVTMYTLSARRFEDLQTQGNRQRGGLLRLQAQLNF, translated from the coding sequence ATGAAATATCTGTTAAGTGCGATGCTCTTGCTGGCCTTGCCGGCCCTAGGTCAGCAGGCCGATACGGCGCGGCAGGCCCCGGCTGCCCGGCCGGCCCAAAGCCAGCCCGAGGCGCGCAAGAAAGAGTGGTTCGAGGCCGTATCCATCAGGGGCTACATGCAGGTGCGCTACAACCGCCTGCTCGAAACCAACCCCCAGCTGCAATGCGAGCAGTGCGACAAATCGTGGGGCGAAAACGGCGGGTTTTCGTTTCGGCGCATCCGGCTGATTGTGTACGGGCAGCTGCACCCCCGCGTGTACTTTTACCTGCAGCCCGATTTTGCCAGCACGCCCGGCGGCAGCAACACGGGGCAATTTGCGCAGGTGCGCGATGCCTACTTCGACCTGGGCCTGAACGCCACCAGCACCTGGCGCCTGCGCCTGGGCCAAAGCAAAGTGCCCTACGGCTTCGAGAACATGCAATCGAGCCAGCAGCGCCTGCCCCTCGACCGCAACGATGCCCTGAACAGCGCCTTGGCCAACGAGCGCGACCTGGGTGCGTTTGTGTACTGGGCGCCGGCCAGCATCCGGAAGCGCCTGGCCACCTTGGTGAGCGAGGGGCTGAAAGGCTCGGGCGACTACGGCGTGGTGGGGTTTGGCGTGTTCAACGGGCAAGCGGCCAACCGCTCCGAGCTGAACAACGGCCAGCACCTGGTAGCCCGTGTGAGCTACCCCTTTCAGGTGGGCAACCAAATTATTGAACCCGGCCTGCAGGGCTACACCGGCCGGTACACCCTGGCCAAAGACCAGCTTTCGGCGCGCGTGAAAGTTCGCCCCGACCTCACTTACCCCGATCAGCGGGCCGCCGCCACCTTCGTGCTGTATCCGCAGCCCTTTGGCATTCAGGCCGAGTACAACCTAGGGCGCGGCCCCGAGTTCAACGCCAGCACCGACAGCATCGAAACCCGGCGCCTGCACGGCGGCTACGCCACGCTCAGCTACCGCGCCCGCGTGGGCCAGCAGCAGTTTTATCCCTTTGTGCGCGGGCAGTACTACCAGGGCGGCAAAAAGCACGAGCGCGACGCCCGCAGCTACGCCGTGCGCGAGCTGGAGCTGGGCCTGGAGTGGCAGCCGCTCAAGAACTTCGAGCTGGTAACGATGTACACGTTGTCGGCGCGGCGCTTCGAGGACCTGCAAACCCAGGGCAACCGCCAGCGAGGCGGCTTGCTGCGCCTGCAGGCCCAGCTGAATTTCTGA